Proteins co-encoded in one Oncorhynchus keta strain PuntledgeMale-10-30-2019 chromosome 36, Oket_V2, whole genome shotgun sequence genomic window:
- the LOC118369503 gene encoding chondroitin sulfate N-acetylgalactosaminyltransferase 2 — translation MPRRSFPLQGRMRWLFLGLVLLLVLFLFAYLLECTPPADVSLVLPGLGGESYGKEYYRALLQEQEEHHLSRAASLKRQIAQLKQELQQMSEKLKDLQDWKEDLGVQGLAETKDQVPGDLLEFLHSQIDKAEVNTGARLPSEYALVPFESFNSGKVYQLEMGLTRHPEEKPVRKDRRDELVEVIEAALDVINNPDEEDGHQDEPMQRQAYTESHFTEGLYRTERDKGTLYELFFAKEDSDNFRHVTLFRPFGPLMKVRSTSVEMSGVVINIIVPLAGRTDAFSQFLHNFREVCIKHDREVHLTVVYFGQEGLREVKSYLEKMSREETFSNYTLIPVDEEFSRGRGLDIGARAWKKGDVLMFFCDVDIYFTRDYLNTCLLHTAPNKRVFYPVVFSLYNPAIVYGNLELAPPIESQLIHKKDAGFWRDFGFGMTCQYRSDFLNIGGFDLDVKGWGVEDVHLYRKYLRSDLIVTRTPVSGLFHLWHEKQCADELTPEQYRMCIQSKAMNEASHSHLGMLVFREEIENHLRKQAYKTQGKTED, via the exons ATGCCCAGGCGAAGCTTTCCGCTGCAGGGACGGATGCGCTGGCTGTTCCTGGGGCTCGTCCTGCTGCTGGTCCTCTTCCTCTTTGCTTACTTGCTGGAGTGCACTCCCCCAGCTGACGTCAGCCTGGTCCTGCCTGGCTTGGGAGGGGAGTCCTATGGGAAGGAGTACTACCGTGCCCTGCTGCAAGAGCAGGAGGAGCACCACCTCAGCCGTGCCGCCAGCCTCAAGCGGCAGATCGCCCAGCTCAAGCAGGAGCTCCAGCAGATGAGTGAGAAGCTCAAGGACCTGCAGGACTGGAAGGAAGACCTCGGGGTCCAGGGACTGGCTGAGACAAAGGACCAGGTGCCTGGGGATCTCCTCGAATTCCTCCACTCCCAGATCGACAAAGCCGAGGTGAACACGGGAGCACGGCTGCCCAGCGAGTACGCCCTGGTCCCCTTTGAGAGCTTCAACTCTGGTAAGGTTTATCAACTGGAGATGGGGTTGACCAGGCACCCAGAGGAGAAGCCTGTGCGGAAGGACCGCAGGGACGAGCTGGTGGAGGTCATTGAGGCGGCCCTGGACGTCATAAACAACCCAGACGAGGAGGATGGCCATCAGGATGAGCCCATGCAGAGGCAGGCGTACACTGAGAGCCACTTTACTGAGG GGCTGTACAGAACAGAACGGGACAAAGGCACACTCTACGAGCTCTTCTTTGCAAAAGAGGACTCCGACAATTTCCGCCACGTTACTCTTTTCCGTCCATTCGGTCCTTTAATGAAAGTCAGGAGCACATCCGTAGAAATGTCCGGAGTCGTCATCAATATCATTGTACCATTGGCGGGCAGAACAGATGCATTCTCACAGTTCCTACACAACTTCAG GGAAGTTTGCATAAAACATGATAGGGAAGTGCATCTTACGGTGGTCTACTTTGGACAAGAGGGCTTACGAGAGGTGAAGTCTTATTTGGAAAAAATGTCCAG GGAGGAGACTTTTTCCAACTACACCCTCATCCCAGTGGACGAGGAGTTTTCCAGGGGCAGGGGTCTGGACATCGGAGCCCGCGCCTGGAAGAAGGGTGACGTGTTGATGTTCTTCTGTGATGTGGATATCTACTTCACACGGGACTATCTCAACACCTGCCTCCTTCACACCGCTCCAA ACAAGAGAGTATTTTATCCAGTGGTTTTCAGTTTGTATAATCCTGCCATAGTCTATGGAAATCTGGAGCTGGCTCCCCCCATTGAAAGTCAACTT ATTCACAAGAAAGATGCTGGATTCTGGAGAGATTTTGGTTTTGGAATGACATGTCAATATCGCTCAGACTTCCTTAATATCG GAGGTTTTGACCTGGACGTGAAAGGTTGGGGTGTGGAAGATGTCCACTTGTACAGGAAGTACCTGCGGAGCGACCTGATCGTGACGCGTACACCAGTATCTGGCCTCTTCCACCTGTGGCACGAGAAGCAGTGTGCAGACGAGCTGACTCCAGAACAGTATCGCATGTGCATCCAGTCCAAAGCCATGAATGAGGCGTCCCACTCCCACCTGGGCATGCTGGTGTTCCGCGAGGAGATAGAGAATCACCTCCGCAAGCAGGCCTATAAGACCCAGGGCAAAACTGAAGACTGA